Proteins co-encoded in one Dasypus novemcinctus isolate mDasNov1 chromosome 6, mDasNov1.1.hap2, whole genome shotgun sequence genomic window:
- the PPRC1 gene encoding peroxisome proliferator-activated receptor gamma coactivator-related protein 1 isoform X3 has product MSTWLPPQAAGHLVSALEPQCRELGVSQPVPPSPARAEVPRPGRKVRLHEEGDDSGFVSLARLGPSLRDKDLEMEELILQDETLLGTMQSYMDASLISLIEDFGSLGESRLSLEDQNEVSLLTALTEILDNADSENLSPFDSIPDSELLVSPREGSSLHKLLTLSRTPPERDLITPVDTLGPTTGNSRVEMSLTDPPWDFSSPSFLDTSSPKLPSWRPPRSRPRWGQSPSPQQRSDGEEEEEVAGFSGQLLGGELDNCLSSILDFPMHLACPEEEDKAGTAELAVPAAGDESISSLSELVRAMHPYCLPSLTHLTSLEHTDDLTLPEDCVVLEIVGQAATAGEDLEIPVVVRQVPTGPQPVLMDNSLDASPALQLLIPTLESETEAAVPKEALCAKKEGLFLDSEEKLESACLLEPQEVMKPVVPKEPQNTPASAVLDSQRSRKGRRKKSKEAPVSCVEGYARRLRSSSRGQSTVATTSQTGNLQKQPQEELPREVGPPRGMGKPRAWARAWAAALEKPSSNNLEGDAEQANPAKERPLDRYPKLVDTIQANSVPAPLSLVDSVRTNSMPIDSVETDPVLADPAPVAPALVDLASASSQLADPLPADPVLTDPVMTDSAAIDPAVVVPISSDLPLVDPDPANSATIDLAPVDLVPDGLTPVEPVLVKPRPTDPRRGAAASAQGSPVPQQLLESESLESLKAIIPEVKEVVGPLKMESSTNATTQEARPRPLSLSEYRRRRQQRQVEAEERNPQPPAGKWPSLPETPTGLADIPCLVIPSAPAKKTALQRSLEAPPEAPPEASPEACFVPMCPSPASPSPEPPSSKPVASTPTEQVPSQEMPLPARPPPPPVQSMSSVGAMPSTMPTGLPFPPGGLGVPPILPLPPSGQGVPSLPPPSLQPPSLPMAMGPVPPEPYTHYAPVPAWPCYPSVSPSGYPCLPPPPTVPLVSGTPGTYAVPPTCNVPWVPPLAPIPPYSSSCSYGPLGWGPGLQHPPFWPVPPPPLPPASVGRAGPPPKMELSGIPVCPPESVLPVPIAPSLSLGPAGQGSPQIEPTKVEVKPVPASPHPKHKVASPVQSPRNKTSSYMPGEGVAVEEPVSERLKPEMQETRPREKPPSPAAKAVPTPRQSNAPKLPAVHPARLRKLSFLPTPRTQAPEDVVQAFISEIGIEASDLSSLLEQFEKSEAKKECPPPASADSLAVGNSGSVDTPQEKRPLDRLQAPELANVAGLTPPATPPHQLWKPLAAVSLLAKARSPKSTAQEGTLKPEGVTEVKHPAAACLQEGVHGPSPVHVGSGDHDYCVRSRTPPKKMPALVIPEVGSRWNVKRHQDITIKPVLSLGPAAPLPSHTAASQEPLDHRTSSQQAEPPAPCLAPSTLLSPEASPCRNDTNTRTPPESSAKQRSMRCYRKACRSTSPPSRGWQGRRSRSSRSVSSGSDGTSEASSSSSSSSSSSRSRSRSLSPPHKRWRRSSCSSSGRSRRCSSSSSSSSASSSSSSSSSRSRSRSPSPRRRSDRRRRYSSYRSHDHYQRQRVLQKERAIEERRVVFIGKIPGRMTRSELKQRFSVFGEIEECTIHFRVQGDNYGFVTYRYAEEAFAAIESGHKLRQADEQPFDLCFGGRRQFCKRSYSDLDSNREDFDPAPVKSKFDSLDFDTLLKQAQKNLRR; this is encoded by the exons atgtCCACGTGGCTCCCGCCCCAGGCTGCCGGGCACCTCGTTTCGGCCTTGGAGCCGCAGTGCCGGGAACTGGGTGTGTCCCAGCCGGTCCCGCCATCTCCAGCCCGGGCTGAAGTCCCCCGGCCGGGAAGGAAG GTACGGCTACATGAGGAGGGGGACGATTCTGGCTTTGTCAGTCTGGCTCGACTGGGCCCGTCTCTGAGGGACAAGGACCTGGAAATGGAGGAGCTGATCCTGCAGGATGAGACATTGCTGGGGACCATGCAGAGCTACATGGATGCCTCCCTTATCTCTCTCATTGAGGATTTTGGGAGCCTTGGAGAG AGCAGGTTATCTCTGGAAGACCAGAATGAAGTGTCACTGCTCACAGCCCTGACAGAGATTCTAGACAATGCAGACTCCGAGAACCTGTCTCCGTTTGACAGCATTCCTGACTCAGAGCTGCTTGTGTCACCTCGGGAAGGCTCCTCT CTGCACAAGCTGCTCACCCTCTCTCGGACACCCCCTGAACGTGACCTCATTACCCCAGTTGACACGTTGGGGCCCACCACAGGAAATAGCAGA gTTGAGATGTCTCTCACAGATCCCCCATGGGATTTCTCATCACCCTCCTTCTTGGACACTTCCTCCCCCAAGCTTCCTAGCTGGAGACCCCCAAGATCACGACCCCGTTGGGGCCAGTCGCCTTCTCCCCAGCAGCGTAGTGatggagaagaagaggaagaggtggCTGGCTTCAGTGGCCAGTTGCTTGGTGGGGAGCTTGACAACTGTCTAAGCAGTATCCTAGACTTCCCCATGCACCTGGCCTGCCCCGAGGAAGAAGATAAGGCAGGAACGGCAGAGTTGGCAGTGCCAGCAGCTGGTGACGAGAGCATCTCCTCTCTAAGTGAGCTGGTACGTGCCATGCACCCATATTGCCTGCCCAGTCTCACCCACCTGACATCACTCGAGCATACGGATGACTTGACACTGCCCGAGGATTGTGTGGTGCTAGAGATTGTAGGCCAGGCGGCCACAGCTGGCGAAGACCTGGAGATCCCAGTCGTGGTACGGCAGGTCCCTACTGGACCTCAGCCTGTGCTCATGGATAACTCATTAGATGCTAGTCCAGCCTTGCAGCTGCTCATACCTACATTGGAGTCAGAGACAGAGGCTGCTGTGCCCAAGGAAGCCCTCTGTGCTAAGAAAGAGGGGTTGTTCCTGGACTCAGAGGAAAAGCTAGAGTCAGCTTGCTTGTTGGAACCCCAGGAGGTCATGAAGCCAGTGGTGCCAAAGGAACCTCAGAATACACCTGCCAGTGCAGTGCTGGATTCCCAGAGGTCTCGAAAgggcagaaggaagaaaagcaagGAGGCACCAGTATCCTGTGTGGAAGGCTATGCCAGGAGGCTGAGGTCATCCTCTCGTGGTCAGTCCACTGTGGCCACCACCTCTCAGACGGGCAACTTGCAGAAACAGCCTCAGGAGGAACTTCCAAGAGAGGTTGGGCCTCCCCGGGGCATGGGGAAGCCCCGGGCCTGGGCAAGGGCCTGGGCAGCTGCATTGGAAAAGCCCAGCTCCAATAACTTGGAGGGTGATGCTGAACAAGCTAACCCTGCTAAGGAAAGGCCTCTAGACCGCTACCCCAAGCTGGTTGACACCATCCAAGCCAACTCTGTCCCAGCTCCTCTCTCACTGGTCGACTCTGTTCGAACCAACTCCATGCCAATTGATTCTGTTGAAACTGATCCTGTCCTAGCTGATCCTGCACCTGTTGCCCCTGCATTGGTTGACCTTGCTTCAGCCAGTTCACAGCTGGCTGACCCTCTCCCGGCTGACCCAGTGCTGACTGACCCAGTCATGACTGACTCGGCAGCAATTGACCCTGCAGTGGTTGTTCCCATCTCAAGTGACTTGCCACTGGTTGACCCTGACCCAGCCAACTCAGCGACAATTGACCTAGCACCGGTTGACCTTGTACCTGATGGCCTGACTCCAGTTGAACCTGTGCTAGTTAAGCCCAGGCCAACTGATCCCAGACGTGGCGCAGCAGCATCAGCCCAGGGGAGTCCAGTTCCTCAGCAACTCCTTGAGTCAGAGTCCTTGGAATCCCTAAAGGCCATCATCCCTGAAGTCAAGGAGGTTGTGGGTCCTCTGAAGATGGAAAGTAGTACCAATGCCACAACCCAAGAAGCTAGACCTCGACCTCTCAGTTTATCTGAGTACCGACGCCGAAGGCAGCAGCGCCAAGTAGAGGCAGAAGAGAGGAATCCCCAGCCTCCAGCTGGGAAGTGGCCCAGCCTCCCAGAgacccccacagggctggcagaCATCCCTTGTCTTGTCATTCCATCAGCCCCAGCCAAGAAGACAGCTCTGCAGAGAAGCTTGGAAGCTCCCCCTGAGGCTCCTCCTGAGGCTTCCCCTGAGGCTTGTTTTGTGCCTATGTGTCCCAGCCCTGCTTCTCCTAGTCCTGAGCCACCTTCAAGCAAACCTGTGGCCTCAACTCCCACTGAGCAGGTGCCATCCCAAGAGATGCCACTGCCGGCGagacctccaccacctcctgtgCAGTCCATGTCCTCTGTTGGGGCCATGCCTTCCACAATGCCCACTGGTCTGCCTTTTCCCCCAGGTGGACTGGGCGTGCCCCCCATATTGCCTCTTCCCCCAAGTGGGCAAGGGGTCCCCAGCCTGCCCCCACCGTCCTTGCAGCCTCCTAGTCTTCCAATGGCTATGGGGCCAGTCCCACCTGAACCCTATACTCACTATGCCCCTGTGCCAGCCTGGCCTTGTTATCCCTCTGTGTCCCCTTCTGGCTATCcttgcctccctcccccaccaacgGTGCCCCTAGTGTCTGGTACTCCTGGCACCTATGCTGTACCCCCCACTTGCAATGTGCCTTGGGTACCCCCTCTTGCCCCAATCCCACCTTACAGTTCTAGCTGTTCCTATGGGCCCTTGGGATGGGGCCCAGGGCTGCAACATCCTCCATTCTGGCCTGTGCCCCCACCTCCTTTGCCTCCagcctctgttgggagagctggTCCCCCACCCAAGATGGAGCTCAGTGGCATCCCAGTCTGCCCTCCTGAAAGTGTACTTCCTGTGCCAATTGCTCCTTCCCTCAGTCTTGGTCCTGCTGGCCAGGGAAGTCCACAGATAGAGCCCACCAAGGTAGAGGTCAAACCAGTGCCCGCATCTCCCCATCCGAAACACAAGGTGGCTTCCCCAGTTCAGAGCCCCCGAAATAAGACTTCCTCCTATATGCCTGGTGAGGGTGTGGCCGTTGAGGAGCCTGTGTCAGAGAGGCTAAAGCCTGAGATGCAGGAAACCAGGCCTAGGGAGAAGCCCCCCTCTCCTGCTGCTAAGGCTGTACCTACACCGAGGCAGAGCAATGCCCCCAAGCTGCCTGCAGTCCACCCAGCCCGTCTAAGGAAGCTGTCCTTCTTGCCTACCCCACGTACTCAGGCCCCTGAGGATGTGGTACAGGCTTTCATCAGTGAGATTG GAATTGAGGCGTCGGATCTGTCCAGTCTGCTGGAGCAGTTTGAGAAATCAGAAG CCAAAAAGGAGTGCCCTCCCCCGGCTTCTGCTGACAGCTTGGCTGTAGGAAACTCAGG CAGCGTTGACACTCCCCAGGAGAAGAGGCCCCTAGACCGGTTACAAGCCCCAGAACTGGCCAACGTGGCAG ggCTCACCCCTCCAGCTACCCCTCCCCACCAGTTATGGAAGCCCCTGGCTGCTGTCTCACTGCTGGCCAAAGCCAGATCTCCTAAGTCCACCGCCCAGGAGGGAACCCTCAAGCCTGAAGGAGTTACAGAGGTCAAACATCCAGCTGCAGCCTGCCTCCAAGAAGGGGTCCATGGCCCTAGTCCAGTCCATGTGGGCTCTGGGGACCATGACTATTGTGTCCGGAGCAggacccccccaaaaaagatgcCTGCCCTAGTCATTCCAGAGGTGGGCTCCCGATGGAACGTCAAACGCCATCAGGACATCACCATCAAGCCTGTCTTGTCCCTGGGCCCAGCTGCCCCATTGCCCTCACACACAGCTGCCTCCCAGGAGCCACTTGATCACAGGACTAGCAGTCAGCAGGCAGAGCCCCCAGCCCCTTGCCTTGCCCCATCCACCTTGCTGTCCCCTGAGGCCTCACCGTGCCGGAATGACACGAACACTAGGACTCCCCCTGAGTCCTCAGCCAAGCAGCGGTCAATGCGCTGCTATCGAAAAGCCTGCAGATCAACCAGTCCCCCAAGCCGGGGCTGGCAGGGCCGCCGTAGCCGCAGCAGCCGTTCTGTCAGCTCTGGGTCCGACGGGACCAGCGAAGCATCCTCTTCATCCTCATCGTCGTCTTCCTCATCCCGGTCCCGGTCCCGgtccctctcccccccacacaaGAGGTGGCGCAG ATCCAGCTGCAGTTCCTCTGGACGTTCCCGAAGATGCTCTTCCTCGTCATCATCTTCCTCTgcatcttcctcctcctcctcctccagttcCCGCAGCCGTTCCCGCTCCCCATCCCCTCGCCGGAGAAGTGACAGGAGGCGACG GTACAGCTCTTATCGTTCACATGACCATTACCAAAGGCAGAGAGTACTGCAGAAGGAGCGTGCAATA gaagagagaagggTGGTCTTCATTGGGAAGATACCTGGCCGCATGACTCGGTCTGAGCTGAAACAGAGGTTCTCTGTTTTTGGAGAGATTGAAGAGTGCACCATCCACTTCCGTGTCCAAGG tgACAACTATGGCTTCGTCACTTACCGCTATGCTGAGGAAGCATTTGCAGCCATTGAGAGTGGCCACAAGTTGCGGCAGGCAGATGAGCAGCCCTTTGATCTCTGCTTTGGGGGCCGCAGGCAGTTCTGCAAGAGGAGCTATTCTGATCTTG ACTCCAACCGGGAAGACTTTGACCCTGCCCCCGTAAAGAGCAAATTTGATTCTCTTGACTTTGACACATTGTTGAAACAGGCCCAGAAGAACCTCCGGAGGTAA
- the PPRC1 gene encoding peroxisome proliferator-activated receptor gamma coactivator-related protein 1 isoform X4: MSTWLPPQAAGHLVSALEPQCRELGVSQPVPPSPARAEVPRPGRKVRLHEEGDDSGFVSLARLGPSLRDKDLEMEELILQDETLLGTMQSYMDASLISLIEDFGSLGESRLSLEDQNEVSLLTALTEILDNADSENLSPFDSIPDSELLVSPREGSSLHKLLTLSRTPPERDLITPVDTLGPTTGNSRVEMSLTDPPWDFSSPSFLDTSSPKLPSWRPPRSRPRWGQSPSPQQRSDGEEEEEVAGFSGQLLGGELDNCLSSILDFPMHLACPEEEDKAGTAELAVPAAGDESISSLSELVRAMHPYCLPSLTHLTSLEHTDDLTLPEDCVVLEIVGQAATAGEDLEIPVVVRQVPTGPQPVLMDNSLDASPALQLLIPTLESETEAAVPKEALCAKKEGLFLDSEEKLESACLLEPQEVMKPVVPKEPQNTPASAVLDSQRSRKGRRKKSKEAPVSCVEGYARRLRSSSRGQSTVATTSQTGNLQKQPQEELPREVGPPRGMGKPRAWARAWAAALEKPSSNNLEGDAEQANPAKERPLDRYPKLVDTIQANSVPAPLSLVDSVRTNSMPIDSVETDPVLADPAPVAPALVDLASASSQLADPLPADPVLTDPVMTDSAAIDPAVVVPISSDLPLVDPDPANSATIDLAPVDLVPDGLTPVEPVLVKPRPTDPRRGAAASAQGSPVPQQLLESESLESLKAIIPEVKEVVGPLKMESSTNATTQEARPRPLSLSEYRRRRQQRQVEAEERNPQPPAGKWPSLPETPTGLADIPCLVIPSAPAKKTALQRSLEAPPEAPPEASPEACFVPMCPSPASPSPEPPSSKPVASTPTEQVPSQEMPLPARPPPPPVQSMSSVGAMPSTMPTGLPFPPGGLGVPPILPLPPSGQGVPSLPPPSLQPPSLPMAMGPVPPEPYTHYAPVPAWPCYPSVSPSGYPCLPPPPTVPLVSGTPGTYAVPPTCNVPWVPPLAPIPPYSSSCSYGPLGWGPGLQHPPFWPVPPPPLPPASVGRAGPPPKMELSGIPVCPPESVLPVPIAPSLSLGPAGQGSPQIEPTKVEVKPVPASPHPKHKVASPVQSPRNKTSSYMPGEGVAVEEPVSERLKPEMQETRPREKPPSPAAKAVPTPRQSNAPKLPAVHPARLRKLSFLPTPRTQAPEDVVQAFISEIGIEASDLSSLLEQFEKSEAKKECPPPASADSLAVGNSGVDTPQEKRPLDRLQAPELANVAGLTPPATPPHQLWKPLAAVSLLAKARSPKSTAQEGTLKPEGVTEVKHPAAACLQEGVHGPSPVHVGSGDHDYCVRSRTPPKKMPALVIPEVGSRWNVKRHQDITIKPVLSLGPAAPLPSHTAASQEPLDHRTSSQQAEPPAPCLAPSTLLSPEASPCRNDTNTRTPPESSAKQRSMRCYRKACRSTSPPSRGWQGRRSRSSRSVSSGSDGTSEASSSSSSSSSSSRSRSRSLSPPHKRWRRSSCSSSGRSRRCSSSSSSSSASSSSSSSSSRSRSRSPSPRRRSDRRRRYSSYRSHDHYQRQRVLQKERAIEERRVVFIGKIPGRMTRSELKQRFSVFGEIEECTIHFRVQGDNYGFVTYRYAEEAFAAIESGHKLRQADEQPFDLCFGGRRQFCKRSYSDLDSNREDFDPAPVKSKFDSLDFDTLLKQAQKNLRR; this comes from the exons atgtCCACGTGGCTCCCGCCCCAGGCTGCCGGGCACCTCGTTTCGGCCTTGGAGCCGCAGTGCCGGGAACTGGGTGTGTCCCAGCCGGTCCCGCCATCTCCAGCCCGGGCTGAAGTCCCCCGGCCGGGAAGGAAG GTACGGCTACATGAGGAGGGGGACGATTCTGGCTTTGTCAGTCTGGCTCGACTGGGCCCGTCTCTGAGGGACAAGGACCTGGAAATGGAGGAGCTGATCCTGCAGGATGAGACATTGCTGGGGACCATGCAGAGCTACATGGATGCCTCCCTTATCTCTCTCATTGAGGATTTTGGGAGCCTTGGAGAG AGCAGGTTATCTCTGGAAGACCAGAATGAAGTGTCACTGCTCACAGCCCTGACAGAGATTCTAGACAATGCAGACTCCGAGAACCTGTCTCCGTTTGACAGCATTCCTGACTCAGAGCTGCTTGTGTCACCTCGGGAAGGCTCCTCT CTGCACAAGCTGCTCACCCTCTCTCGGACACCCCCTGAACGTGACCTCATTACCCCAGTTGACACGTTGGGGCCCACCACAGGAAATAGCAGA gTTGAGATGTCTCTCACAGATCCCCCATGGGATTTCTCATCACCCTCCTTCTTGGACACTTCCTCCCCCAAGCTTCCTAGCTGGAGACCCCCAAGATCACGACCCCGTTGGGGCCAGTCGCCTTCTCCCCAGCAGCGTAGTGatggagaagaagaggaagaggtggCTGGCTTCAGTGGCCAGTTGCTTGGTGGGGAGCTTGACAACTGTCTAAGCAGTATCCTAGACTTCCCCATGCACCTGGCCTGCCCCGAGGAAGAAGATAAGGCAGGAACGGCAGAGTTGGCAGTGCCAGCAGCTGGTGACGAGAGCATCTCCTCTCTAAGTGAGCTGGTACGTGCCATGCACCCATATTGCCTGCCCAGTCTCACCCACCTGACATCACTCGAGCATACGGATGACTTGACACTGCCCGAGGATTGTGTGGTGCTAGAGATTGTAGGCCAGGCGGCCACAGCTGGCGAAGACCTGGAGATCCCAGTCGTGGTACGGCAGGTCCCTACTGGACCTCAGCCTGTGCTCATGGATAACTCATTAGATGCTAGTCCAGCCTTGCAGCTGCTCATACCTACATTGGAGTCAGAGACAGAGGCTGCTGTGCCCAAGGAAGCCCTCTGTGCTAAGAAAGAGGGGTTGTTCCTGGACTCAGAGGAAAAGCTAGAGTCAGCTTGCTTGTTGGAACCCCAGGAGGTCATGAAGCCAGTGGTGCCAAAGGAACCTCAGAATACACCTGCCAGTGCAGTGCTGGATTCCCAGAGGTCTCGAAAgggcagaaggaagaaaagcaagGAGGCACCAGTATCCTGTGTGGAAGGCTATGCCAGGAGGCTGAGGTCATCCTCTCGTGGTCAGTCCACTGTGGCCACCACCTCTCAGACGGGCAACTTGCAGAAACAGCCTCAGGAGGAACTTCCAAGAGAGGTTGGGCCTCCCCGGGGCATGGGGAAGCCCCGGGCCTGGGCAAGGGCCTGGGCAGCTGCATTGGAAAAGCCCAGCTCCAATAACTTGGAGGGTGATGCTGAACAAGCTAACCCTGCTAAGGAAAGGCCTCTAGACCGCTACCCCAAGCTGGTTGACACCATCCAAGCCAACTCTGTCCCAGCTCCTCTCTCACTGGTCGACTCTGTTCGAACCAACTCCATGCCAATTGATTCTGTTGAAACTGATCCTGTCCTAGCTGATCCTGCACCTGTTGCCCCTGCATTGGTTGACCTTGCTTCAGCCAGTTCACAGCTGGCTGACCCTCTCCCGGCTGACCCAGTGCTGACTGACCCAGTCATGACTGACTCGGCAGCAATTGACCCTGCAGTGGTTGTTCCCATCTCAAGTGACTTGCCACTGGTTGACCCTGACCCAGCCAACTCAGCGACAATTGACCTAGCACCGGTTGACCTTGTACCTGATGGCCTGACTCCAGTTGAACCTGTGCTAGTTAAGCCCAGGCCAACTGATCCCAGACGTGGCGCAGCAGCATCAGCCCAGGGGAGTCCAGTTCCTCAGCAACTCCTTGAGTCAGAGTCCTTGGAATCCCTAAAGGCCATCATCCCTGAAGTCAAGGAGGTTGTGGGTCCTCTGAAGATGGAAAGTAGTACCAATGCCACAACCCAAGAAGCTAGACCTCGACCTCTCAGTTTATCTGAGTACCGACGCCGAAGGCAGCAGCGCCAAGTAGAGGCAGAAGAGAGGAATCCCCAGCCTCCAGCTGGGAAGTGGCCCAGCCTCCCAGAgacccccacagggctggcagaCATCCCTTGTCTTGTCATTCCATCAGCCCCAGCCAAGAAGACAGCTCTGCAGAGAAGCTTGGAAGCTCCCCCTGAGGCTCCTCCTGAGGCTTCCCCTGAGGCTTGTTTTGTGCCTATGTGTCCCAGCCCTGCTTCTCCTAGTCCTGAGCCACCTTCAAGCAAACCTGTGGCCTCAACTCCCACTGAGCAGGTGCCATCCCAAGAGATGCCACTGCCGGCGagacctccaccacctcctgtgCAGTCCATGTCCTCTGTTGGGGCCATGCCTTCCACAATGCCCACTGGTCTGCCTTTTCCCCCAGGTGGACTGGGCGTGCCCCCCATATTGCCTCTTCCCCCAAGTGGGCAAGGGGTCCCCAGCCTGCCCCCACCGTCCTTGCAGCCTCCTAGTCTTCCAATGGCTATGGGGCCAGTCCCACCTGAACCCTATACTCACTATGCCCCTGTGCCAGCCTGGCCTTGTTATCCCTCTGTGTCCCCTTCTGGCTATCcttgcctccctcccccaccaacgGTGCCCCTAGTGTCTGGTACTCCTGGCACCTATGCTGTACCCCCCACTTGCAATGTGCCTTGGGTACCCCCTCTTGCCCCAATCCCACCTTACAGTTCTAGCTGTTCCTATGGGCCCTTGGGATGGGGCCCAGGGCTGCAACATCCTCCATTCTGGCCTGTGCCCCCACCTCCTTTGCCTCCagcctctgttgggagagctggTCCCCCACCCAAGATGGAGCTCAGTGGCATCCCAGTCTGCCCTCCTGAAAGTGTACTTCCTGTGCCAATTGCTCCTTCCCTCAGTCTTGGTCCTGCTGGCCAGGGAAGTCCACAGATAGAGCCCACCAAGGTAGAGGTCAAACCAGTGCCCGCATCTCCCCATCCGAAACACAAGGTGGCTTCCCCAGTTCAGAGCCCCCGAAATAAGACTTCCTCCTATATGCCTGGTGAGGGTGTGGCCGTTGAGGAGCCTGTGTCAGAGAGGCTAAAGCCTGAGATGCAGGAAACCAGGCCTAGGGAGAAGCCCCCCTCTCCTGCTGCTAAGGCTGTACCTACACCGAGGCAGAGCAATGCCCCCAAGCTGCCTGCAGTCCACCCAGCCCGTCTAAGGAAGCTGTCCTTCTTGCCTACCCCACGTACTCAGGCCCCTGAGGATGTGGTACAGGCTTTCATCAGTGAGATTG GAATTGAGGCGTCGGATCTGTCCAGTCTGCTGGAGCAGTTTGAGAAATCAGAAG CCAAAAAGGAGTGCCCTCCCCCGGCTTCTGCTGACAGCTTGGCTGTAGGAAACTCAGG CGTTGACACTCCCCAGGAGAAGAGGCCCCTAGACCGGTTACAAGCCCCAGAACTGGCCAACGTGGCAG ggCTCACCCCTCCAGCTACCCCTCCCCACCAGTTATGGAAGCCCCTGGCTGCTGTCTCACTGCTGGCCAAAGCCAGATCTCCTAAGTCCACCGCCCAGGAGGGAACCCTCAAGCCTGAAGGAGTTACAGAGGTCAAACATCCAGCTGCAGCCTGCCTCCAAGAAGGGGTCCATGGCCCTAGTCCAGTCCATGTGGGCTCTGGGGACCATGACTATTGTGTCCGGAGCAggacccccccaaaaaagatgcCTGCCCTAGTCATTCCAGAGGTGGGCTCCCGATGGAACGTCAAACGCCATCAGGACATCACCATCAAGCCTGTCTTGTCCCTGGGCCCAGCTGCCCCATTGCCCTCACACACAGCTGCCTCCCAGGAGCCACTTGATCACAGGACTAGCAGTCAGCAGGCAGAGCCCCCAGCCCCTTGCCTTGCCCCATCCACCTTGCTGTCCCCTGAGGCCTCACCGTGCCGGAATGACACGAACACTAGGACTCCCCCTGAGTCCTCAGCCAAGCAGCGGTCAATGCGCTGCTATCGAAAAGCCTGCAGATCAACCAGTCCCCCAAGCCGGGGCTGGCAGGGCCGCCGTAGCCGCAGCAGCCGTTCTGTCAGCTCTGGGTCCGACGGGACCAGCGAAGCATCCTCTTCATCCTCATCGTCGTCTTCCTCATCCCGGTCCCGGTCCCGgtccctctcccccccacacaaGAGGTGGCGCAG ATCCAGCTGCAGTTCCTCTGGACGTTCCCGAAGATGCTCTTCCTCGTCATCATCTTCCTCTgcatcttcctcctcctcctcctccagttcCCGCAGCCGTTCCCGCTCCCCATCCCCTCGCCGGAGAAGTGACAGGAGGCGACG GTACAGCTCTTATCGTTCACATGACCATTACCAAAGGCAGAGAGTACTGCAGAAGGAGCGTGCAATA gaagagagaagggTGGTCTTCATTGGGAAGATACCTGGCCGCATGACTCGGTCTGAGCTGAAACAGAGGTTCTCTGTTTTTGGAGAGATTGAAGAGTGCACCATCCACTTCCGTGTCCAAGG tgACAACTATGGCTTCGTCACTTACCGCTATGCTGAGGAAGCATTTGCAGCCATTGAGAGTGGCCACAAGTTGCGGCAGGCAGATGAGCAGCCCTTTGATCTCTGCTTTGGGGGCCGCAGGCAGTTCTGCAAGAGGAGCTATTCTGATCTTG ACTCCAACCGGGAAGACTTTGACCCTGCCCCCGTAAAGAGCAAATTTGATTCTCTTGACTTTGACACATTGTTGAAACAGGCCCAGAAGAACCTCCGGAGGTAA